Proteins found in one Melospiza georgiana isolate bMelGeo1 chromosome 1, bMelGeo1.pri, whole genome shotgun sequence genomic segment:
- the MLH1 gene encoding DNA mismatch repair protein Mlh1 isoform X2, producing the protein MCIFALHKPLEIAPQNVDVNVHPTKHEVHFLHEDSILERVQQHVESKLLGSNSSRMYFTQTLLPGADCSSSEVVKPAANSSVVTKGSSDKVYAHQMVRTDSREQKLDAFLQPVNNPLSAGTTEVTAEVDAGPPKGAERPQDAEMEEVSDLVEMVGVQEDAVQPESGHLFPETVPSRKRPREDMDVELEKDDTRQDMTAACTPRRRIINLTSVLTLQEEISSQAHAKLQEMLHEHSFVGCVSPQWALAQYQTKLYLLNTTKLSQELFYQILIYDFANFGVLRLSEPAPLYELSMLALEDPESGWTEEDGPKEGLAEYIVEFLKKKTEMLKDYFSLEIDEEGNLTGLPLLIDNYVPPLEGLPMFILRLATEVNWDEEKECFESLSKELAMFYSIRKQYIIEETNPTNSQSEESESGSTTWKWTVEHVLYKAFRTHLLPPKHFAEDGNILQLANLPDLYKVFERC; encoded by the exons atgtgtatttttgcTCTTCATAAACc CCTGGAAATAGCCCCCCAGAATGTAGATGTGAATGTGCATCCTACAAAACACGAGGTCCATTTTCTTCATGAAGACAGTATTCTGGAGCGTGTGCAACAACACGTAGAGAGCAAGTTATTGGGCTCTAATTCCTCAAGGATGTACTTCACTCAG ACATTGCTTCCAGGGGCTGACTGCTCTTCCAGTGAGGTTGTAAAACCAGCAGCAAACTCTTCAGTGGTCACCAAGGGAAGCAGTGATAAAGTTTATGCACATCAGATGGTCCGCACTGATTCCCGAGAGCAGAAACTGGATGCTTTTCTTCAGCCAGTGAACAACCCCCTGAGTGCAGGCACCACTGAAGTGACAGCAGAGGTTGATGCAGGACCTCCAAAGGGTGCAGAGAGGCCCCAGGATGCTGAAATGGAAGAAGTCAGTGACCTGGTTGAAATGGTTGGTGTTCAGGAGGATGCAGTGCAGCCAGAGAGTGGACACTTGTTCCCTGAGACTGTGCCTTCTAG GAAGAGACCACGGGAAGACATGGATGTAGAATTGGAGAAAGATGACACCAGACAGGACATGACTGCTGCCTGCACCCCTAGAAGAAGAATTATCAACTTGACCAGTGTGTTGACTCTCCAGGAGGAAATTAGTAGCCAGGCACATGCAA AACTCCAGGAGATGCTGCATGAGCACTCATTTGTTGGTTGTGTCAGTCCTCAGTGGGCTCTGGCCCAGTACCAGACAAAACTGTACCTTCTCAACACAACAAAACTCAG CCAAGAACTCTTCTACCAGATACTTATTTATGACTTTGCAAACTTTGGAGTCTTAAGGTTGTCT gagccagctccTTTATATGAGCTTTCAATGCTTGCTTTAGAAGATCCTGAAAGTGGCTGGACAGAAGAAGATGGCCCAAAAGAAGGGCTTGCTGAGTACATTGTGGAGTTTTTGAAAAAGAAGACTGAAATGTTGAAAGATTATTTCTCTCTTGAAATTGATGAG GAAGGAAATCTTACTGGGTTGCCACTTCTGATAGACAACTATGTCCCACCACTGGAAGGACTGCCTATGTTTATCCTGCGCTTGGCCACAGAG GTAAACTGGGATGAAGAAAAGGAGTGTTTTGAAAGCCTGAGTAAAGAACTAGCCATGTTCTACTCCATCAGAAAGCAGTATATAATAGAGGAAACCAACCCAACAAACTCTCAG AGTGAAGAATCAGAGTCTGGTTCAACAACATGGAAATGGACTGTGGAACATGTGCTTTACAAAGCTTTTAGGACTCATCTTTTACCTCCTAAACACTTTGCAGAAGATGGCAACATTTTGCAGCTTGCTAACCTGCCTGACCTGTATAAAGTTTTTGAAAGATGTTGA